One genomic segment of uncultured Desulfobacter sp. includes these proteins:
- a CDS encoding glycosyltransferase N-terminal domain-containing protein: MTKCAFIPNFFKFYNILWGAALPFLKRHPRLAPTVERRINPVHLQPADIWIQAASAGEAFLTVSIIKALNPDRPVTILLTTTTDQGMEILTQALSAKKFSPHISLCVDIFPFDSPKAMNKAVQQVNPAVMVLLETELWPAHLYALKKNHTTVLLINGRLSRKSGRNYRLTKAFWRSFGPDRILAISARDAKRFSQIFSHTRVETMDNIKFDRMTAQNTAGKASALAAIVPRELPLSIFASFRRQEETQIIDMIKILLKKVPNQIIALFPRHMHRIAPFLKKLEKNGLKVYKSSQISSALTGPAIILWDKFGELHQAYSHAKVVFVGGSLAPLGGQNFMEPAGLGIPTIIGPHWQDFAWVGEEIFNTGAVTRCKNRQHAVKTMCRHLVKSGDRKTRIDAVNHYILQKQGGAQTAADTIWASWVANHD, translated from the coding sequence ATGACAAAGTGTGCTTTTATACCCAATTTTTTTAAATTTTACAATATCCTGTGGGGTGCGGCCCTGCCTTTTTTAAAACGGCATCCAAGACTTGCCCCAACCGTTGAAAGGCGTATAAATCCGGTTCACCTTCAACCGGCAGATATATGGATACAAGCAGCATCGGCCGGGGAGGCTTTTCTTACCGTATCCATCATAAAGGCTCTTAATCCGGACAGACCGGTCACCATACTGTTGACCACAACCACGGATCAGGGTATGGAAATTCTGACACAAGCGCTGTCAGCAAAAAAATTTTCACCCCATATCAGCCTCTGCGTTGATATATTTCCCTTTGACAGCCCAAAGGCCATGAACAAAGCAGTGCAACAGGTTAATCCTGCTGTCATGGTTTTGCTGGAGACCGAACTGTGGCCGGCCCATCTTTATGCGTTAAAAAAAAATCATACCACCGTATTGCTCATCAACGGCAGGTTATCCCGGAAAAGCGGCCGGAATTACAGACTCACCAAAGCGTTCTGGCGATCTTTTGGCCCGGATCGTATCCTGGCGATATCTGCCAGAGACGCCAAAAGATTTTCCCAGATATTTTCTCACACCCGTGTTGAGACCATGGACAACATCAAATTTGACCGTATGACGGCTCAAAACACGGCCGGCAAAGCTTCAGCCTTAGCTGCAATTGTACCTCGGGAACTGCCCCTGTCTATTTTTGCCTCCTTCCGCCGTCAGGAAGAAACGCAGATCATTGACATGATAAAAATTTTATTAAAAAAGGTGCCGAACCAGATTATTGCCCTGTTCCCCAGACATATGCACCGAATAGCGCCATTTTTAAAAAAATTAGAAAAAAACGGCCTCAAGGTTTACAAAAGTTCACAGATATCATCCGCTCTAACCGGCCCGGCCATTATCCTGTGGGACAAATTTGGAGAGCTGCACCAGGCTTACAGCCATGCCAAGGTGGTTTTTGTGGGCGGGAGTCTTGCGCCATTAGGAGGTCAAAATTTCATGGAACCTGCAGGCTTAGGCATTCCCACAATAATCGGCCCCCACTGGCAGGATTTTGCCTGGGTGGGAGAAGAAATCTTCAATACGGGTGCCGTAACCCGGTGTAAAAACCGGCAGCATGCGGTTAAAACCATGTGCAGACACCTGGTTAAATCCGGAGACCGGAAAACCCGTATTGATGCGGTGAATCATTATATTTTACAAAAACAGGGCGGGGCACAAACCGCCGCGGACACCATTTGGGCGTCGTGGGTGGCAAATCATGATTAG
- a CDS encoding NAD(P)/FAD-dependent oxidoreductase, whose amino-acid sequence MLKLGEKGAILQNDNKTYAIAPHIPCGVVTPEMLRKIADVAEKYEAQALKLTGATRITIVGLKEEDIDSAWQDLGLDKGAAVGMCIRSVRACPGTTFCKLGKQDALGVGMEMDKQYHAMELPGKFKIAVSGCKLSCAESWVRDIGLIGEANGWVLVIGGNVGMSPRIAQKVAEGLSTEQAMDASNRIVEYYKENAKKGERLGKMIDRIGLEPFEQAIQG is encoded by the coding sequence ATGCTTAAACTTGGTGAAAAGGGAGCCATTCTCCAGAATGACAACAAGACCTATGCCATTGCCCCTCACATTCCCTGCGGGGTTGTTACACCGGAAATGCTCAGAAAAATTGCTGATGTGGCCGAAAAATACGAAGCCCAAGCGCTCAAGCTCACCGGGGCCACCCGTATTACTATTGTAGGGCTCAAGGAAGAGGACATTGATTCGGCATGGCAGGATCTGGGACTTGACAAGGGTGCAGCCGTGGGCATGTGTATCCGCTCGGTCCGCGCCTGTCCAGGAACCACCTTCTGCAAACTCGGCAAACAGGATGCTCTGGGCGTGGGTATGGAAATGGACAAACAATACCATGCCATGGAACTGCCGGGTAAATTCAAAATAGCGGTATCGGGGTGCAAGCTGTCCTGCGCCGAATCCTGGGTCAGGGACATCGGGCTTATCGGCGAAGCAAACGGCTGGGTCCTTGTTATTGGCGGCAACGTGGGTATGAGTCCCAGGATTGCCCAAAAAGTGGCTGAAGGACTGAGCACGGAACAGGCAATGGATGCCTCTAATCGGATTGTTGAATATTACAAAGAAAATGCCAAAAAAGGGGAGCGCCTCGGAAAAATGATTGATCGTATTGGCCTTGAACCCTTTGAACAGGCCATTCAAGGTTAA